The Blochmannia endosymbiont of Colobopsis nipponica genome has a segment encoding these proteins:
- the sppA gene encoding signal peptide peptidase SppA gives MKKIWKIIYNLCSQSWCILTFIRELIMNLIFLLIIITTISIYLCMRQSTIKHTTKSGALIIDLTGIIVDKVTVNNKFNQIGRELIGIPKNKIQENSLFDLIIAIRHAKNDPNITGLILSLKNFRGTDQASLQYIGKVLHEFRNHGKPIYAIGDHYTQSQYFLASYANKIYLSPHGAVDLHGISTNKFYYKELLDKLKINIHIFRVGTYKSAVEPFLRNNMSDEARFAETCWVEKLWQNYLTIVADNRKITKQQLFPNIKIILSQLQNMHGDTALYALKNKLIDEIASNEVIEKTMIKNFGFDKKNNSFNNVSIYDYQIPSPQQKKDKIAVIFANGTIIDESNLAGTVNSDNIINKIRDARLNNEIKAIIFRINSPGGSVHAAELISEELLLAKKSGKPIIVSMGGIAASGGYWISTPANAIIASSSTLTGSIGTFGIISTFENLLDDAGIHTDGIFTSPLADVSISRKLPHEYIKMVQLCINKSYENFIDTVAKFRHKSPQEIDQIAQGRVWIGTDAIEKGLVDNLGDFDDAVIKAAELANIKEYKLTWYLEESNLFDIMLAQVDGSLSRKIFNFLKFLYSINANQTNFLFPFTNYDSEIRKNNPYDNYTICFSSYQI, from the coding sequence ATGAAAAAGATATGGAAAATTATTTATAATTTATGCTCACAAAGTTGGTGTATACTAACATTTATTCGCGAATTAATCATGAATCTAATTTTTTTATTAATTATTATAACAACAATAAGTATTTACTTGTGTATGCGTCAGTCTACTATAAAACACACAACAAAAAGTGGCGCTTTAATCATAGACTTAACAGGAATAATTGTAGATAAAGTAACAGTTAATAACAAATTCAACCAGATTGGTCGTGAATTAATAGGCATACCTAAAAATAAAATACAAGAAAATTCATTATTCGATTTAATTATCGCCATACGTCATGCTAAAAATGACCCAAATATTACTGGTTTAATTTTATCTCTAAAAAATTTCAGAGGAACAGATCAAGCATCTTTACAATATATCGGGAAAGTTTTACATGAATTTCGTAATCATGGTAAACCAATTTATGCTATTGGCGATCACTACACTCAATCACAATATTTTCTTGCAAGCTACGCTAACAAGATCTATCTTTCCCCTCATGGAGCAGTTGATTTGCATGGTATTTCTACCAACAAATTTTACTATAAAGAATTACTTGATAAACTTAAAATAAATATTCATATTTTTCGAGTTGGAACATATAAGTCAGCGGTGGAGCCTTTTCTACGAAACAATATGTCTGATGAGGCAAGATTTGCAGAAACGTGCTGGGTAGAAAAATTATGGCAAAATTATCTTACAATTGTTGCTGATAATAGAAAAATTACAAAACAACAATTATTTCCAAATATTAAAATAATATTAAGCCAACTACAAAATATGCATGGTGATACTGCATTGTATGCATTAAAGAATAAACTAATCGATGAAATAGCATCTAATGAAGTTATCGAAAAAACAATGATCAAAAATTTTGGTTTTGATAAAAAAAATAATTCATTTAATAATGTAAGTATCTATGATTATCAGATTCCTTCTCCGCAACAGAAAAAAGATAAAATTGCAGTGATATTTGCAAACGGTACTATAATAGACGAATCTAATTTAGCAGGAACAGTAAATAGCGACAATATCATAAACAAAATTCGTGACGCAAGATTAAACAACGAAATAAAAGCTATTATTTTCCGTATAAATAGTCCTGGAGGTAGTGTTCATGCAGCTGAATTAATTAGTGAAGAATTATTACTCGCAAAGAAATCAGGCAAGCCAATAATAGTATCTATGGGAGGTATAGCGGCGTCAGGAGGATATTGGATATCCACACCAGCAAATGCAATCATCGCTAGCAGCAGTACTCTAACTGGATCTATTGGTACATTCGGTATTATTAGCACATTTGAAAACTTACTTGATGATGCTGGAATACATACTGATGGAATATTTACCTCACCATTAGCTGATGTATCCATAAGCAGAAAACTACCTCATGAATATATAAAAATGGTGCAACTTTGCATAAATAAAAGTTATGAAAATTTCATTGATACTGTAGCAAAATTTCGACATAAATCCCCACAAGAAATAGATCAAATTGCTCAAGGCCGAGTTTGGATCGGTACTGATGCAATTGAAAAAGGTTTGGTAGATAATTTAGGTGATTTTGATGATGCTGTAATTAAAGCAGCTGAATTAGCTAACATAAAAGAATATAAATTAACTTGGTATTTAGAAGAATCCAATCTATTCGATATAATGTTAGCACAAGTAGATGGATCTTTAAGTAGAAAAATATTTAATTTTTTAAAATTTCTTTATTCAATAAATGCAAACCAGACAAATTTCTTATTTCCATTTACTAATTACGATTCAGAAATAAGAAAAAACAATCCGTACGATAATTATACAATTTGTTTTTCTTCTTATCAAATATAA
- the xthA gene encoding exodeoxyribonuclease III, with the protein MRIVSFNINGLRAHFHQLEEIITRLQPNIIALQETKIQDDIFPILKIRRYGYQTYQYGQKNHYGVALLSQQKPISIQQGIIHSHNQKRTIKANFSTPSGLLTVINGYFPQGENRNNLIKFTEKQQFYKNMMEYIKYHYNKNSLLLIVGDMNISPCNLDIGIGKKNYNKWLITGKCSFLPEEREWINNLLSFGLTDVYRYMYPQINDRYSWFDYRSRGFNKNKGLRIDLLLASHPLISFTKDTGINYEIRAMEKSSDHAPIWADFFL; encoded by the coding sequence ATGCGAATTGTTTCTTTTAATATAAACGGATTACGAGCTCACTTTCATCAACTTGAAGAAATAATAACCCGATTACAACCAAATATTATAGCTTTACAAGAAACCAAAATTCAAGATGATATATTCCCTATTCTGAAGATTAGACGCTATGGATATCAGACATATCAATATGGACAAAAGAATCATTATGGCGTGGCTTTACTATCTCAACAAAAGCCAATATCTATACAACAAGGGATTATACATAGTCATAATCAAAAACGTACTATTAAGGCAAACTTTTCAACTCCTAGTGGTTTATTAACTGTAATTAATGGATATTTTCCTCAAGGGGAAAATCGTAACAACTTGATCAAATTTACAGAAAAACAACAATTTTACAAAAACATGATGGAATATATAAAATATCATTATAACAAAAATTCATTATTATTAATAGTGGGAGATATGAATATAAGTCCATGTAATTTAGATATTGGTATTGGAAAAAAAAATTATAATAAGTGGTTAATAACGGGGAAGTGTTCATTTTTACCAGAAGAAAGAGAGTGGATAAATAATTTATTAAGTTTTGGATTAACTGATGTATATCGTTATATGTACCCACAAATAAACGATCGTTATTCATGGTTTGATTACAGATCACGCGGATTCAATAAAAATAAAGGATTGCGTATTGATCTATTATTAGCTTCGCATCCCTTAATATCTTTCACCAAAGATACCGGCATTAATTACGAAATTAGAGCTATGGAAAAATCTTCAGATCATGCTCCCATATGGGCAGATTTCTTTTTATAA
- the hns gene encoding histone-like nucleoid-structuring protein H-NS has translation MSEALKILNNIRTLRAQARECTLETLEEMLEKLEAVVNERREEDSQIQEEIKEHSRKLQQYREMLIADGIDPNELLQSMNTIKLSNKIKRAIRPAKYKYINENGEIKTWTGQGRTPKTIKKAIDKGEKKLEDFLL, from the coding sequence ATGAGTGAAGCCCTAAAAATTCTTAATAATATACGCACTTTGCGAGCACAAGCTAGAGAATGTACTCTTGAAACTCTAGAAGAAATGTTAGAAAAATTAGAAGCAGTAGTTAATGAACGAAGAGAAGAAGATAGTCAAATACAAGAAGAAATTAAAGAACATTCTCGTAAATTACAACAATATCGAGAAATGTTAATTGCAGATGGTATCGATCCTAACGAACTACTACAATCTATGAATACAATAAAACTCTCAAACAAAATTAAAAGAGCAATAAGACCAGCTAAATATAAATACATTAATGAAAATGGAGAAATTAAAACTTGGACAGGACAAGGACGGACGCCAAAAACAATAAAAAAAGCAATAGACAAAGGAGAAAAAAAATTAGAAGATTTCTTATTATAA
- a CDS encoding thymidine kinase yields the protein MAKLYFYYSAMNAGKTTALLQSAYNYQEKGMHALVYTASMDDRFSRGQIWSRIGISAPAKIFNRHTNLFTSVMNIHHKKMVHCILIDECHFLHRKQVMELTEIVDILNIPVLCYGLRTDFRAKLFSGSLWLLAWADKLIELKTICHCGHQANRVLRIDNLGNVIFDGKQILIGGNDCYVSVCRKHFMEKLKK from the coding sequence ATGGCTAAGTTATATTTTTATTATTCCGCTATGAATGCGGGTAAGACTACAGCTTTGTTACAGTCTGCTTATAATTATCAAGAAAAAGGTATGCATGCATTAGTATATACTGCTTCAATGGATGATAGGTTTTCCCGTGGTCAAATATGGTCGAGAATAGGTATATCCGCTCCTGCTAAAATTTTTAATCGTCATACTAACTTATTCACTTCTGTAATGAATATACATCATAAAAAGATGGTACATTGTATTTTAATTGATGAATGTCATTTTCTCCATCGTAAACAGGTCATGGAATTGACTGAAATAGTTGATATATTGAATATACCAGTATTATGTTATGGATTACGAACAGATTTTCGTGCTAAATTGTTTTCTGGTAGTTTATGGTTATTGGCTTGGGCAGATAAATTAATTGAATTAAAAACTATATGTCATTGTGGACATCAAGCTAATAGAGTTCTTCGTATTGATAATTTAGGTAATGTGATATTTGATGGAAAGCAAATATTGATTGGTGGTAATGATTGTTATGTTTCAGTATGTCGTAAACATTTTATGGAAAAATTAAAGAAGTAA
- the cls gene encoding cardiolipin synthase: protein MISWVISFSYWLLIISIALRILMIRRTVTSAISWLLMIYILPIAGITIYLLFGELNIGKRRIKRSKIISPITATWINKLKNNKYLFSNDYSEVSQSLFQLCTHRQGIKGLRGKQIKLFNKTDKTLIKLIQDIKSAQKTIDMVFYIWQPGGLVNQVILALIAASKRGIRCRLMLDSAGSLHFFRSQYPKIMEAAGIRIVEALHVNPLRIFLRRMDLRQHRKMILIDNNISYIGSMNMIDPLFLKKSINVGQWIDIMVRIEGPVTPVMGIIFSYDWKIETGEHILPPLPSKTNSFSSKYIAKHTIQVIASGPGFPKGMIQQALLTSLYAAKKEIVITTPYLVPDDDLLHAICAAAQRGIKVHLIIPLNNDSILVNWASRSFFDELLDAGVFIHQFKEGLLHTKSILIDEQLSLVGTVNLDIRSLWINFEITLAIDDANFGAVLSKIQKDYISQSILIDCQKWPHRPYWQRIIEKIFYFFSPLL from the coding sequence ATGATAAGTTGGGTCATATCATTTAGCTACTGGCTATTAATAATTAGCATTGCTTTAAGAATATTAATGATACGTCGTACTGTAACCTCTGCTATATCATGGTTACTAATGATTTATATTTTACCAATAGCTGGTATTACTATCTATTTACTGTTCGGTGAACTAAATATAGGAAAACGTCGCATAAAGAGAAGTAAAATAATATCCCCTATAACGGCAACTTGGATTAACAAACTTAAAAATAACAAATATCTTTTTTCCAACGATTATAGTGAAGTATCACAATCTTTATTTCAATTATGCACACATAGACAAGGAATAAAAGGATTAAGAGGAAAACAAATAAAATTATTTAATAAAACGGATAAAACTCTAATAAAATTAATACAAGATATCAAATCAGCACAAAAAACCATAGACATGGTGTTCTATATATGGCAACCAGGAGGGTTAGTAAACCAAGTGATATTAGCACTAATAGCAGCATCAAAACGCGGAATACGCTGCAGATTAATGTTAGATTCTGCTGGTAGTCTCCATTTTTTTCGCAGTCAATATCCAAAAATTATGGAAGCAGCTGGAATTCGTATCGTAGAAGCATTACATGTTAATCCATTGCGCATCTTTCTACGTCGCATGGATCTTAGACAACATAGAAAAATGATACTAATTGATAATAATATATCATATATAGGAAGTATGAACATGATTGATCCACTATTTTTAAAAAAAAGTATAAATGTAGGACAATGGATTGATATAATGGTACGTATAGAAGGCCCAGTGACTCCAGTTATGGGAATTATTTTTTCTTATGATTGGAAAATAGAGACAGGAGAACATATCCTTCCCCCATTACCATCAAAAACAAATTCATTTTCATCAAAATATATTGCAAAACATACTATTCAAGTTATTGCCTCAGGGCCTGGTTTCCCGAAAGGAATGATTCAGCAAGCATTACTTACTTCTTTATATGCTGCTAAAAAAGAAATTGTAATTACAACCCCCTATCTAGTACCTGATGATGATCTTTTACATGCTATTTGTGCAGCAGCCCAAAGAGGAATCAAAGTCCATCTCATTATACCTCTTAACAATGATTCCATACTGGTAAATTGGGCTAGCAGATCATTTTTCGATGAATTATTAGACGCAGGAGTCTTTATACACCAATTTAAAGAAGGCCTATTACATACTAAAAGCATTTTAATAGATGAACAATTAAGCTTAGTAGGTACTGTTAATTTAGATATTCGTAGCTTATGGATAAATTTTGAAATTACTTTAGCAATAGATGATGCTAATTTTGGTGCTGTTTTATCAAAAATACAAAAAGATTATATATCGCAATCAATTCTTATTGATTGCCAAAAATGGCCCCACCGTCCTTACTGGCAACGCATTATTGAAAAAATCTTCTATTTCTTTAGTCCTTTATTATAA
- the trpA gene encoding tryptophan synthase subunit alpha, whose protein sequence is MNRYQKMFSNLSKCNEKAFVPFLTIGDPNPNLFLDIINSIIEAGADALELGIPFSDPLADGPIIQKSMQRTLLIGITLNECFNLVSKIRQKYPKIPIGILTYANLVFKNNINTFYSRCISVGIDSILIADLPLEESSEFYEAAIKNNIKQVFICPPNANENLLKKISKFSQAYIYLLSRSGVTGITNTNSVSLTEIIKRLKKQQNDIPILQGFGISHPEQVRKILQNPKISGVISGSAIIKIIEQNLHNSVQLITHITQFVKKMKLATYLNK, encoded by the coding sequence ATGAATAGATACCAAAAAATGTTTAGCAATCTATCGAAATGTAATGAAAAAGCATTTGTACCATTTTTAACTATAGGAGACCCTAATCCTAATTTATTTTTGGACATTATAAACTCAATTATTGAAGCCGGTGCTGATGCATTAGAATTAGGTATTCCATTCTCTGATCCATTAGCAGATGGACCTATAATACAGAAATCTATGCAACGTACTCTTTTGATAGGAATTACACTCAATGAATGCTTTAACCTGGTATCTAAAATTAGACAAAAATACCCTAAAATACCTATCGGCATATTAACATATGCAAATTTAGTATTTAAAAACAATATTAATACATTTTATTCACGTTGTATATCTGTTGGAATAGACTCAATTTTAATAGCTGATCTTCCTCTAGAAGAAAGCTCCGAGTTTTATGAAGCAGCCATAAAAAATAACATAAAACAAGTTTTTATTTGCCCTCCTAACGCAAATGAAAACTTGTTAAAAAAAATATCCAAATTCAGTCAGGCTTATATATATTTACTGTCACGTTCTGGTGTAACTGGGATAACAAATACCAATTCTGTTTCCTTAACAGAAATAATAAAAAGATTAAAAAAACAACAAAACGACATACCAATATTACAAGGATTTGGTATATCTCATCCAGAACAAGTACGCAAAATACTACAAAACCCAAAAATTTCAGGTGTCATTTCCGGGTCAGCCATCATTAAAATCATCGAACAAAACCTACACAATTCAGTTCAATTAATAACACATATAACACAATTTGTAAAAAAAATGAAACTTGCTACATATCTTAATAAATGA
- the trpB gene encoding tryptophan synthase subunit beta, with translation MTQLNSYFGQFGGMYVPQILIPALLQLEDAFINISQDSTFQKEFNNLLFEYAGRPTPLSLCRNITNGTNTKLYLKREDLLHGGAHKINQVIGQGLLTKRMNKAEIIAETGAGQHGVACAMVASLLKLKCRIYMGIKDMERQKMNVFRMQLMGSQVIPVHNGSGSLKDACNEALRDWSTNYEHAHYVLGTAAGPHPFPTIVREFQSIIGREAYKQIKKYENKLPDSIIACVGGGSNAIGIFANFLDELKVKLIGVEAGGTDIKSGKHSAAINYGHPGIFFGMKSSILQSKEGQIRESCSISAGLDFPAVGPQHVYLNSIGRAKYVSISDEEALDAFKQLSHQEGIIPALESSHAIAYALKKIIKQPKKKQILIVNLSGRGDKDLDVVHKALKMKEQIK, from the coding sequence ATGACACAACTAAATTCATATTTCGGTCAATTTGGCGGAATGTATGTCCCTCAAATTCTCATCCCAGCTCTACTACAACTAGAAGATGCTTTTATTAATATCAGTCAAGATTCTACCTTCCAAAAGGAATTTAATAATCTTTTATTTGAATATGCTGGACGGCCAACACCTCTAAGTTTATGTCGCAATATAACTAATGGAACTAATACTAAATTATATTTAAAACGCGAAGATCTATTACATGGCGGTGCACACAAAATTAATCAAGTTATAGGGCAAGGATTGTTAACAAAACGTATGAATAAGGCCGAAATTATAGCTGAAACTGGAGCTGGACAACATGGAGTAGCATGTGCTATGGTCGCGTCACTTTTAAAATTAAAATGCCGTATTTATATGGGAATTAAAGATATGGAACGTCAAAAAATGAATGTTTTTCGTATGCAACTAATGGGGTCTCAGGTGATCCCTGTACATAATGGATCAGGAAGCCTAAAAGATGCTTGCAACGAAGCATTACGAGATTGGTCCACCAATTACGAACACGCTCATTATGTATTAGGCACTGCTGCAGGGCCACATCCTTTTCCAACCATTGTACGAGAATTTCAAAGTATTATTGGGCGTGAAGCATATAAACAAATAAAAAAATATGAAAATAAACTACCAGATTCAATAATTGCTTGCGTAGGAGGGGGATCTAATGCTATAGGCATATTTGCAAATTTTCTTGATGAACTAAAAGTTAAATTAATAGGAGTGGAAGCTGGAGGTACAGATATAAAATCGGGCAAACATAGTGCAGCAATTAATTATGGTCATCCTGGTATTTTTTTTGGCATGAAATCATCTATATTACAATCAAAAGAAGGACAAATAAGAGAATCATGTTCTATATCGGCTGGTCTTGATTTTCCTGCAGTAGGACCTCAACATGTTTATCTAAATAGCATAGGTCGAGCTAAGTATGTATCTATTTCAGATGAAGAAGCATTAGATGCATTCAAACAACTATCTCATCAAGAAGGTATTATTCCTGCTCTAGAATCTTCTCACGCTATTGCGTATGCTTTAAAAAAAATAATTAAACAACCTAAAAAAAAACAAATATTAATAGTAAATTTATCTGGACGAGGAGATAAAGACTTGGATGTTGTGCATAAAGCTTTAAAAATGAAAGAACAAATAAAATGA
- the trpCF gene encoding bifunctional indole-3-glycerol-phosphate synthase TrpC/phosphoribosylanthranilate isomerase TrpF, with translation MSNYTLLKEIVENRKSWVAIQEKKRPLNKITKQLELSNRNFYHALSKPHTTFILECKKATPTKGIIQKKFNLDKIAKVYKKYASVISVLTEEKYFHGNFNFLDKISKIVTQPILCKDFIVSPWQIFFARLCQADAILLMLSILNDNDYKKLAQIAHNLNMGILTEVINEEEWERAIILKAKVIGINNRNLHDMSIDLNRTINISQKNKNGVILISESGIKNHLQIRKLSPYVNGFLIGSVLMSATNLDIATRRLLLGENKVCGLTRIIDANAAYKAGALYGGLIFVDKSPRHIDIFTAKTITQSKIAPLLYVGVFCNDLLLNIIKIASILKLYAIQLHGKEDQNYINLLHRKLPKYCQIWKAFNMNQTIKIKKLNKVSRYLLDSTGGSGKIFDWKLINKMKLNNVILAGGLQENNCTAAINLGCAGLDLNSGIELKPGIKDHEKLRKIFQIIRLF, from the coding sequence GTGAGTAATTATACACTACTTAAAGAAATAGTTGAAAATAGAAAAAGTTGGGTTGCAATACAAGAAAAAAAACGACCTTTAAATAAAATAACAAAACAATTGGAGCTATCCAATCGTAATTTTTACCATGCTCTTTCAAAACCTCATACAACATTTATCCTGGAATGTAAGAAAGCCACGCCTACAAAAGGTATCATACAAAAAAAATTCAATCTCGACAAAATTGCAAAAGTTTATAAAAAATATGCTTCTGTAATTTCAGTTCTCACGGAAGAAAAATATTTTCATGGAAATTTTAATTTTCTCGATAAAATAAGTAAAATAGTAACGCAACCTATTTTATGCAAAGATTTTATTGTTTCTCCATGGCAAATTTTTTTTGCCAGATTATGCCAAGCTGACGCAATACTGCTAATGCTATCAATACTAAATGATAATGACTATAAAAAATTAGCGCAAATAGCTCATAATTTAAACATGGGAATACTAACAGAAGTGATAAATGAAGAAGAATGGGAAAGAGCAATAATACTGAAAGCTAAAGTAATAGGTATTAACAACCGTAATTTACATGATATGTCCATAGACCTAAATCGTACTATTAATATTTCTCAAAAAAATAAGAATGGAGTAATACTTATAAGCGAATCAGGAATTAAAAATCATTTACAAATACGCAAACTCAGTCCATATGTCAATGGATTTTTAATTGGAAGTGTTTTAATGTCTGCAACAAACTTAGATATAGCCACTCGTAGATTATTGCTAGGAGAAAATAAAGTATGTGGATTAACACGTATTATTGACGCCAATGCTGCTTATAAGGCAGGAGCTTTATATGGAGGTTTAATTTTTGTAGATAAATCACCACGTCATATAGATATTTTTACTGCAAAAACAATAACGCAATCAAAGATTGCGCCATTATTATATGTAGGTGTTTTTTGTAACGACCTTTTACTTAATATAATAAAAATAGCATCAATTTTAAAATTGTACGCAATTCAATTACATGGGAAAGAAGATCAAAATTATATAAATTTGTTGCATCGAAAATTACCTAAATATTGTCAAATATGGAAAGCTTTTAACATGAACCAAACAATAAAAATAAAAAAGCTAAATAAAGTTAGCCGTTATCTTTTAGACAGTACAGGAGGAAGCGGCAAAATTTTTGATTGGAAACTAATAAATAAAATGAAACTTAATAATGTAATACTAGCTGGTGGATTACAAGAAAACAATTGTACCGCTGCTATTAATCTAGGATGTGCAGGATTAGATTTAAATTCCGGAATAGAATTAAAACCTGGTATTAAAGATCATGAAAAATTAAGAAAAATATTTCAAATAATAAGATTGTTTTAA
- the trpD gene encoding anthranilate phosphoribosyltransferase → MLENILEKLYQGKYINIKESRQLFENIIEGNISSIQLAGILIGIKVRGESSEEIAGASDVLLANAKPFPRPNYAFADITGTGGDCNNTINVSTISAIVAATCGAKIAKHGNHGISGKIGSADLIKQLNIPLDMSPEFSRITLDKLGICFLHAPYYHKSFKNTLSVRKKLKTTTLFNVIGPLINPAKPPLALIGVYKIELMEIMIKTLKLLKYRRAIVVHCNGTDEVMLHAPTQVKELNDSKIEEYTLTAKDFGLQPCEISKTSQQDKYLNAIRLLQGKGNHTHEKVIAANVAMLLKLFGHENLNKNVDLALNNIHNGTAYKHLMLLTEKRNKNCE, encoded by the coding sequence ATGTTAGAAAATATTTTAGAAAAATTATATCAAGGCAAATACATTAATATTAAAGAGAGCAGACAATTATTCGAAAATATCATTGAAGGTAATATATCATCAATACAATTAGCCGGGATACTCATAGGCATAAAAGTTCGTGGTGAATCATCTGAAGAAATAGCCGGAGCAAGTGATGTACTATTAGCTAATGCCAAACCATTTCCACGACCTAATTATGCATTTGCAGATATCACTGGTACTGGTGGTGATTGCAACAATACAATAAATGTCTCAACTATTAGCGCAATTGTTGCTGCAACCTGTGGAGCAAAAATAGCTAAACATGGTAATCATGGTATTTCTGGGAAAATAGGATCAGCGGATCTTATTAAACAACTGAATATTCCATTAGATATGTCTCCCGAGTTTTCGAGAATAACTTTAGATAAATTAGGTATCTGTTTTTTACATGCTCCTTACTATCATAAAAGTTTTAAAAATACACTTTCTGTACGTAAAAAATTAAAAACCACTACATTATTTAATGTGATAGGTCCATTAATTAATCCTGCAAAACCACCATTAGCATTAATTGGTGTTTATAAAATAGAACTTATGGAAATAATGATAAAAACATTAAAATTATTAAAATATCGTCGCGCTATAGTAGTACATTGCAATGGTACAGATGAAGTAATGCTACACGCTCCTACACAAGTCAAAGAATTAAATGATAGTAAAATTGAAGAATATACACTAACAGCAAAAGATTTTGGATTACAACCTTGTGAAATATCTAAAACTTCACAACAAGATAAATATTTAAATGCAATTAGATTATTGCAAGGAAAAGGCAACCATACGCACGAAAAAGTAATAGCTGCTAACGTAGCTATGTTATTAAAATTATTTGGACATGAAAATTTAAATAAAAATGTTGATTTAGCACTTAATAACATTCACAACGGAACAGCTTATAAACATTTAATGCTACTAACAGAAAAAAGGAACAAAAACTGTGAGTAA
- a CDS encoding glutamine amidotransferase-related protein, producing the protein MANILLLNNLDSFAYNLVDQLRINKHKVLIYLNQLPVRIIIEALHKLDKPVLILSPGPGLPKNAGCMPQLLKELHGKIPIIGICLGHQAIIEFYGGCIEQAKEILHGKSSRIYHDNLDMFMNMPNPLTVARYHSLIGIKIPTKLIINAYLDEITMAVRNNKNKICGFQFHPESILTTHGEKLLNQTINWAIN; encoded by the coding sequence ATGGCTAACATTTTATTACTTAACAATTTAGATTCTTTTGCTTACAACTTAGTGGATCAATTACGCATCAATAAACACAAAGTATTAATCTACCTTAATCAATTGCCAGTAAGGATAATAATAGAAGCATTACATAAATTAGATAAACCTGTATTAATCCTTTCTCCAGGACCAGGTTTACCAAAAAATGCTGGATGTATGCCACAATTATTAAAAGAGTTACATGGTAAAATACCAATAATTGGAATTTGTCTTGGACATCAAGCTATTATAGAATTTTATGGAGGTTGTATAGAACAAGCTAAGGAGATTTTACACGGAAAATCGTCACGCATATATCATGATAACCTGGACATGTTTATGAACATGCCTAATCCATTAACAGTTGCCAGATATCATTCATTAATTGGAATAAAAATACCCACTAAATTGATAATTAACGCATATTTAGACGAAATTACAATGGCGGTACGAAATAATAAAAATAAAATATGCGGGTTTCAGTTTCATCCAGAATCTATTTTAACTACTCATGGAGAAAAATTACTTAATCAAACTATCAACTGGGCTATTAATTAA